CAATCAAAATTCTAAACAACGATAATTTAAGAATATCGGTTATTAATCAAATTAGCCTCAGATTAAACAAATACACAGCAATATAATTATGTTCTGTGCGATAATTTTATTCACGAGCTACATTAGTTAATTTCTTATACCAACACTACACTGTATTCTTAACTCAGTCTGTTACAATGTATTTCTCAAAGTGGCACCCATTCTAATTTTGGATGTGTCTTGAGACGGAATGATTTTGTGACGTATTTAAAAAGTTTTGGTTTGTAGGTCAAATCTGGTTCGGAATTGATACTAACAGAATTCTGAAATCCATTCATATCCGGTAACACATCTGAATTATCACTAATTTGAGGTATGACAAAATGATACTGCGGCTGGAGTACAACAGGGTTGTTTTCAGAATAATTTGGTTGTTGAATCACAGCTACAGGCTGTGTATTTTGATCTTGCGTTTTGACTGGTTCACCCTTCAGAGTTTCTTCATCTGTTGAGGACATATTTTCTGAGTCTACCTTCGGGTTTGGTGTCACTTTTAGAGGAAAGATATTATTATTGAAGAAAGATGATATTCCATGAAAATTACTTGGATCTGATCTAAATGAATTAACAGGATTGCTGACAAAAGATCTTAATACAGGATACTGATGTAAAACTTGTGAACTAATTGAGGGATTTGGAATGTTTGAAAAGCTTTGACCATGTAACAACTCTTCTGTCGGTAAAAATGGATAACCAGATTGTGAAAAGAGAGGATTTTGAGCCAAATACCAATTATACTGACCATCGTTTTGGAGATATGGATATGGTTGATAATCAACCCAAGAATTTTCAGGTATAGTCCTATCAGGTTTATCTGCCCTCAATTCTATGACAGCAGATACGTTTGGTGGGGGTGTGTAACTTTTAACTTCTATCTCCAAAGGTTTGTCATATACTTTCGTACCCGCCTGATTCGAGAGCTCTGTATCTTTTTCGGTACCTTTAACTACAGAGTTGCGTTTGGCGACTTTGCTAGTGGAGTTAAAATTTGAAGACAAACtcagatttttattttgtgtttcaagcAATGTCTTCTGAGATTTTTGCTCTTTATGTTTGTGTCCATGATGTCttgtagaaacaggttgtgtTGTTACTGTTCTTGTTTCAGAGTGTACATTTTTGACATCTTGTGTTTCTTCTCCTTGAATACTGGACTTTTTAGTCGCGTGGTGATGGTTTGACTCGCCCTTCTTTCTCGTGGCGTGTGAATTGTCGATTTTGTCATTTCCGGTGGGCGTTGCCTCTGAAGATTGTTTAGACTCTGTTGGCAGTCCCTCTGCACCTGCaaatagaaatgtaaataataattattgtgttcTTGTATGAAGCACTCTTTCACTTCTTGGTTctgacatacaaaaaatatcttattccttaaaaaataataaagtccaATATTCTTTACACAAATTGTATAATGTCTCATAGTACGTTTCATAATTTGTTCTCGAAATTTTCTAATCTTCAGTCTCTACAGAAATTagtaatattgtgttttaaaataagtttatgTGGGTAAGGAAATTCCTACATAATTCAAGCACTGTAATTAAGATTTTAAATTCTTAATTCATAAGTAAAACATTGATATCTGGGTATAGGAGCAGTGATGTTATTACaatggtagtagcagtggtaatatgATAGGTTTAGTAACAGCAGCAGTGTAACTTTTTGGCAGTTTTTTCACTTCGTCATGGGTGTACGTCTGGCAGATAAATtgatttttcagaaattattataaacagattaatgttagtattattactatcgtTACAAGGATTATTatgatcaccattatcatcatcatcgtcatcgtcatcatcatcatcatcatgaggaAAATATACCAAATATATATTCACAGGCAGTAGAGTTTCTTAAATTCAAAATAGACCTCCATTTGACATATTTTATCCCATTACGTTAAATTTGTCCTCATAAGAGAGttgattttttgttattatttttgtgtgagcatttttatttttgctaGTATTGTTATTACAGTTTCTGGTTGTAACACAactgaactgcatagagcattgTGTCGACAGTACCATGTGTGCAAACTGGGGGCTAGGAAGCCAACACAATATAGCCACACCGATGAGCAAACTCGTGTGATTTGTGCTGTGTACAGGGCGAATTCATAAAGCCGGAGGAAGGGGCTCCCACCGCAATGCAAACAGTACCGTGGCTTGTTCCAATCACAGTCTCTAGCAAGCTAGGAAATAATCTTATCACctctcaaattttaaatttaaaggcactGTGGATCTACTACGACTAATGAGTGACGAAGTGCTACAGCGAAACATACATCAAatcttattattcattattaaccAATAAAGCGTAAGAATctcttcaaaatttaattaaccaataatatattatttcttcaattattcaGTAATTTAcgaccttggaccaagttcaaattccggtgaTGCTGGAATTCTATTTGTGGCAAACAAACCAAAGGATTTGAGATTTTTCTTTCGGGATCcctcatttttttctcttattccAGCAACACTCCCCAAAATTCTTCTTCCATTATTATAATCGTTACGAGAAATACAACACTACTTGTGTTTGTACGACACCGAATCAATCATCCATCATGACTGATGTTCCTTGCTATTTGTCTAACGTTATGACAATGGTGATGGATTCTACTCGATTCATATATTTGGAAAAGAATCACCGGAGTCCTCTAGGTTCTTCCCTTTCCCTGAAGGAATCTGACGATTCCAAATAAACCTATGAGGTACGGCAGACAACCACGAGAGATATGGTATCAAATGTTATGGCTAGAGGCGGCTTAAACTGCGTCTTCATTCATAAACATTTTACAACATGTTAAAGATAAAATGTATAGACCACTGGGTGTTACGGGTTAAAATCACAGGCATTAGTTATAATAGACTAGGGAAAGAAAGTAAAGTTTAATACATTTAAAAGTACGgaaaaagtgttaaatgaaatagcATTTACATGTACAGTCAACATATTGGGATATTATACAGTAAAtagttaacatttaacatgttgttcaATGTTTATCAGCTTTAGATGGGCAGCACAATTGGCACGTAACTCATTGCATCATGGGTGTACAAAAATCGACAGGTACATAGTTTCATTATGCTGCATAGCTTTACATAGAACTTCGTGTGGGAgcagagaacaagggtaagacaggGTGAACGAgaagaatataagaagaacaagggaaagacaagtttaacaaggggaatacgtggacaacaagagaaatacatgCAAAATAAGAGGCATATAAAgataataaggggaagacaacgaAAACAAGGCAAATACTAGAAGATAAAGGGGAATACGATTGCAAGGCAGATAAAAGAGAAATATAAGCAGAACAtgggggaatacaagaagaacaaggcgaCGACCAGGAGAACCATGGAGCAAGGGGATAGAAACAAAACATGGGAAGGATGAGgagtacaagggaaatacaaacagaacgagaggaatacaatgagatcaaataaataaaaatggaaaaaagaggACATCAGTGAGAACAAGGAAACGACAAAAGATAACAATGGGAATAAAAGAATAACAATAGTGACAGaagtacaagggaaatacaaggagaatagggggaatacaaggagacaaaggggaatgaaaaattaaaaagggGAGATACAAAGAGAACAGGGGGATGCAAGCAGGAAAAAGGGAAtgtaaagagaaagaagacaacaagggaatacgaaggaaacaaggaaaatataaggagaatatggggaatgtaagaaggaaattaaaatacaaggcaaacaaggagaacaaaaaataacaagagaaatacaaaaagGGCATGAGGACTGCaatgcaagaagaagaagaagaaggagtgaATTataagaacaagagaaatacaaagatAATAGGGGAATCAAGGGAGAAAAGAGGGAAAAAAAGGTGAGACATGGGGAAGACACAGAGAAAATGGGAatatgagaatacaaagagaacaaaaggaATTGAACAAGAACAAGGGCAATTCAAGGAaaaaaaggagaatacaaggacaacatgtggaatacaaggagaataggagGAATGTATGGAGAATATGGGAAATTCAAGAtatgaggaatacaagaagaacatggAAAACACTAGAAGAAGAAGTAAAAGACAAGAATAAGGCGAGAAGGCGTTCCATTTTCTGTGACAGTGAATTTCCAAGTTACAACCCTTACCTAATGAGGAAAAAGACGCAGTTGTAGCCTACCTCAAAAGCCtacttactgtactccaaccaggagaaagtctcagggaatGAAACGCGGtggggtaatgctatgaatgaatgttgacgtcataagatgtcataaggtcacacaaatgggtacacgcatctccattggctaacctctcaaagcacaaacgataacactgataaacacatatttatactaccctagttacaaaattagatcacggttaatctcctggtctttcaatccctccatacaggaaataacatatgcaggagagcgaatgttttttaaactgacgttataacggtaatattatctgtctacttcgctccaataggtgacgcaatagtaagcacattcctttcacagttaatctcctggttggagaacagtaaggtAAATTGCTTAGAAATGCTCCGTTTCTGTCTGTATCTCTGATTTTCATAACTAACAACAAACTTAAGGGAGATTTTCCGCTTTTCTAGACTTCcctgatgatgaaataaatacgCAGTAGCTCCAAAACATTGGATGTCGATGAAATTATACATTGCAGCTTCGACCACTACACCAATGAAACCTTTTGTTGAGAATCCAACAGTTTACTGAATGCACTGGAATTCATATTGAACGGGTATTGCAGTTCGGAATTCATGCGGAGGGGGGAAAAAAGCGTACGTAATCGAGATTGCAGCTTCTCTGGCAATTACTAGACTGAGGGGAACTTTATTAGACTAAGTGTACACCATCGTATCACCAGCCGGCCGGCCAAATATTGGCACTTGATGAGCTCCGCTGAGGTCAGTAAACAGGTTGTTATGCCGATAACACAGCGATTCATCATTTAACGATAGCCTCTAGACCTGAGAGTGGCTATCATTAGTGTTAGTGGCAAAACCGTGTTCCAACACAAAGCGCTCGCCCCCTCCCCAATCAATGTTCTTCTCGTGTTTTACCATCACGACACAGCCCGGCTGTTCTCATTACAATAAGGCAGGGATTTCCAATCAGTCGCTTCTATGCATTTATGTATCGAGAATCCGTCGTTATACATGCGTCGATGATGCCTCTAAGCGGTACTGGACGAACGCATATAAAAATACCTGCTAATAATTATGATTCCCGACAAATAATACCAcgaattatacataataataatcatcatcaacatcaccatCTTTAcagattttatctctgccggtgaaTGGCAGTTGGGATTCGAGCGCTTgtcatggtagtagtagtagtagtttattgacatttctggctttgagccagaggccgttttagggtcttatatgcgcaggatgccctctccagctattgtacataaataacaataaaaaaaatatatatacatatgagaccatttctggcataagtgtcagcaggtgtgtgagtgcagtggttgattccttttatttcggtgtaggcctaatttgttaatttgcgatactCGTAGGGGACTTGTGAGtaggaatataatatacataggctacatataaggaatggtgaacgggagaagagttcggggcgaaCGATTtcagctgatagacaacgttaaggtatAGCCTATGTATCATATagagagattaagaggaaagcaagaaattgaaaaacatggaaaatgctggatttgcacttaaagacctgttcttgggctTGATTAATATTGAACATGGAATTTTGGAgagattaaattttgaaaattttccttccCAAAGTGcccaaaattgaagggttcagagtcagagtgggccaagagccatttatttaaaacggagaaagcaaggattaaagttaagtaaatatcatagtttaatgaaaactgacatagtatttagttttaatgtgcatactttatattacttgctatacgtttcaTTAAATTTTGATAATCACCtaattttaactcttcttttctccgtttttaatatatggcgcttggcccactacggttctgaacccttcaattttctcTCTATGCTCGAGTCTGGAGATTAATATTTAAGGAAAGCGTGTCAATAAAATACGTGTGAGTGAAATTCGTTTCTGTAAATCTATTCAACATCAAAGGGGTGAGTTATTAttgatattactgttattattcttggggatataattaaaatgtattaaagacTCTTTAGTCTTAATTATGTTATAGCTTTATAATGGTTACGACATTTTTAATCTCCATGCCCTAGGATGGCACAAACATCCTTCGCCTACGTCAATGTTCTATTGTTGTTCAAAGAGTTTTATGCAGTGATAACGTGATCTTAAATTTCTAATTGCTTTCATTCTTTATATCCAAATTAACAATTCACAACATGCCGCACATTAAACATACGCCGAAAAATTACACTTAATCGTAAGCCTTCAAAATAAAGTACGAACGACTTTTAAATACAACGTAAGAAGATATTACGAGTACAATTAAATCTGCTTTGATGGTTTGTGCAAGTGGACGGTTAGCTAAGGACAAAAcggattataatttatgtaatcTTCTTTGCCACAGTATCTGCAGTCGTCAGCATACTACTTCTGCCTCTTACACTTTCAGTGAAAAAAGTgcattttacacgtaaatacaCATGCATTCCTCATTTCCAGCATGGTTTAGCTAATTTGTGGCTCAAAGAGCATCAAACGTTCATCCCCAGTTGTACAATCCGAGACGATGTTCACTTGTTTTTAaatgtagttacagattaaactgAAGTAATTAACTACTAGTCTCCATGAGAATGACTTTTGTAATCGTGACAGTCGGAATTTGACATATGTCTGTTTTTAGCACACAATTTACGAAAAAAATAATCGTCTATAATTTTGTATAGGGCCTATGATATTGATTTTTGTAGTTCATTTTCAGCtatcaacaaatacataaataattaacttcTTTACTTTGCATCCAACTCAACCGCCGCGGTGGTTTAGTGTTGGGCTTATACTTTAGgggagcccgggttcaaatcccgaatGATCCCTGAATTGATATCGTTTGTTGGCTAAGTCagtggtccaggcaacacagtTTTCTCCTGGCACTTAGGTTCCTCCGTGACATCACAATTCTCCATTATCATATGTAGACCcaccgcctgtggtgcactctggatagtctcggATGAACTACGTGATATGGGCTTCTCAACACTAGAGATATCTATGAGCCACGCTCGTAGAGTCAGAGCGAATAACAGCAAGTTTAGGGCCCTGTCATTGGACAAAAGGTCTGTCTCTATTGGTACACTATTTCTACAGAATGTCACTCGTTGAGAAGAAACTCCCttctggaggatgcactggaaggaatggtgaacgggagaagagttcggggtagaagaagatatcagatgacagacgacattaagatatatgtgtatgtatttattcacactgcaaatgggtatatacccggtggcagtggtaactaattacactcaataatgacaattaataataaacacaattaataaaaaatacaattaataataataataataataataataataataataataataataataacagggagcatcctaaattaaatgaagcacgatcacttaaaataacatttaaagtaaatctaatttgtatcttaactctaagttcgaactaacccacgagtatgatatgttcatacatgcacaagtacctttcagcactacaccctagatcatatatgtaacagatagatcatcgcaatgttaaaatcgttttcactttgaagagaacaaccgccaggatcgccacccgtccgccgtaaacgaacacgagatggcagtacagtcgctaatgcaattcaaatgagaattatgacgtgactccttatgtaacaactagatggcagcgtagtaaacctgacaaaagttgtcaacgtcaaagcctataaggccgacttatctgggatatatatgatctaggactatGCTCATTTCGCTGActactcactcactgcactggaactacgacacatttccctgattctaccctgatttcactaacacttcattttcgctgttcaaatactttgcactgccattataaactataaaacttcactgacaaacacacttcactgttaacacatttcacacttcactaacaacacacttcttcactgatacaacacttcaaataacaaaataccaATTACACcaaatatatagatcatatgaggagacaaagaggaacgcagaaaataggaaagactggaaaatgctgggtttgcagtgaaagatctgttcttgggcagaatactttgaatgaatgaacataaagcATTCAGAGTGCAGCAGAGATGATGCTTAACCTGCAAGAATGACCGACTTACTCCATTTTACACTAACAGGAAGGTATTTAAGACTTTcatgttacatttgtttatttttggatATTATTATGAtctcgagttgcatttctttatttttcggtGCTCTTAtgttaaaattgtacaaaatagaaaataaaaagcgaaaaatatcatctaacttTTACGAGTCTAATGatcggtttcaccaagcttcaataaataaatccaaatgaaacattaaccagtgaacattaaaatatttaacagttCTTTAAAATGCTAGCTGTTCACCAAccagattttcttaaaatttaatggacAGTAAGTAATACTTCATTACGGATAAGTACTGTAAGTGTGCTCAATGAATATTTCATAactatatcacaacaattttatGAAACCACAGCCTACTATATCGCAAATCGTGTACCTGCTATGTCAGTCATATGCAGACCAACAATGAATCAACGCGgttacaaaatatagaaaatggagggaaaagtgttattattattataatcatcatcatcattattattattattattattattattattattattattattatcatcgccaTAATTATAGCTGTTATAATTATTGCATTTCTGATTCCAGTGGTCGCCTAATTTGAAGGAGAACGATATAGGCTATACAATAactgcaattgaagggttcagaatcatagtgggccaagcgccatttactaaaaccgtagaaaacaaggattaaaatgaaggtattaccataattcaatggaaacatatagcaagtaatataaagcatacacattaaaactaaatgatatgtcaatcttcattaaattatggtattcacttaattttaacccttgctttctccgtttttaataaatggagcttggcccactatggctctgaacccttcaattttggtATGGGCCTAAATAATATTCCTGAAACCTATTATCCAGAACGAAAAAAATTGAAGAGATGAATTTACTGTAGCTAATGTGAAGTATAGCTGCAGAGCTCAAAAAAAGTAGAAACTTGATACCTAATATGCTGTGTTAAATTACTATTTTCAAGGTATATGTCAATGTGTAGATAAATCTAATTCTAATAAATTGAAGTTAATATACCaaataagttttgttatgtttgaatgtacATTgcgtattaatttactaatatttcttaggtatataattataataaccactatgtgttaaaataaaaactaagttgtataggctattacctaggcgaaaacgttcataaatatCTTTCTAAGATGTgttagcaaataataaatttgcaaattgataaatcatatgattgagcattttaaataaatttattatcttgaatagatttatctgaaaatcaaaatgaatagtaaaatattacctaattgactagtttcagctttgtctcagccgttctgatgatcagtttcttctaaaattttcagtaccacgatcttcgtgacgcggtatctttcgtgaaattttgtgtaattcagattttttaaaattatcgtttcctaaatggttaacattatctccaccTGGCTCTTGATTTTCGAACAGTTCCAGAagtaacaattctgcgtcgaaacgtttcgccattttatattgcaactaatgaactattaaaaatttaggggtgctatgcatagacatatCGCTTGACCGCGCTATgacatgctaaactagccccggttatcgagtaattacttttacaggattcatatcatatcatatcgctaaaactagtttatgaatacgaaaaactttagttcgctgatcatccataggaagcccgcgctaagaatgtctatgaatatggcccttgaaGACGGAAATATCTATCACTAAACTAATGATAGCTTTACTGGTTCGTTAAGGCTAAAgatgttataatagtacattatgcaaagagcctataatgatagtaattgagacgcaagtatggatatttatgaaacgagcgcaagcgaggttcataatattcatacgagcgtcttaattaccattataggcaagtttcatacgattttttatgctcgaccatatttctatcttgaaattattcataagtatacattttatttgtatctgacaagatcggaagtggccttgttctaggtcgtgaattgtgagatgtgcgcagacgcgaaagtattgattttttccaaggaacaataatgtcgttgaccttgatgtaatcccgttaaacttgatataaccttgattattgaattcgacattgaaaaacgagatgacaaattgaatttatttgaatattatttacaattaacgctaattattatagtaacaaaacataaccttctgcgacagtattggatttccaggctccgtgacttttcgctaattctctttcgattgcatatccgagaataatcgatacttgcggttttataacggtacaaagctgacttgtcattggctgaacacctgtaagctgagttgtcattggctgaacacctgtactttaatgagtaggtgtactttaatgacatgcattaaaggactgctaccaggtgtataattactacatttcggcatggtcgagcataaaaataatttaatgaatcagtaaataaattaatgaatcatgaAAGTCATAGTGTAGCTTGAGTCTGACAATTTGGTAGACTTAATTATTACATATAACATGTAATAAAAAAACTCCAAGGAATACCATAAAGGAAAGGCATAATGCATGGATAACCAGGGTAATAATGCAAATGTTTGTACAATCTATGATGTCAATTATCCAGGAAACTGCAACATTGTAGAGTCTATCATAACCTGCAACATACCTGGGGCCAAACAATGATATTACATTAATCACATCGTGAATGATATTTGCTGCTGTAGTTCTATGTACGCCTGTGCAACGTAATGTTGTAAACACTCTAGCTGGACTGTTTCTGTTTATGGAATACTCCAAGTTAACTCTCATccgttgcagcagaaatgacccAATGAGTTTcgataattaaaattttgtttacaatatttactcTCGGGAAAATTT
This region of Periplaneta americana isolate PAMFEO1 chromosome 13, P.americana_PAMFEO1_priV1, whole genome shotgun sequence genomic DNA includes:
- the LOC138712091 gene encoding uncharacterized protein; translated protein: MQRVLSLSLLFVAVVFILWSTSGAEGLPTESKQSSEATPTGNDKIDNSHATRKKGESNHHHATKKSSIQGEETQDVKNVHSETRTVTTQPVSTRHHGHKHKEQKSQKTLLETQNKNLSLSSNFNSTSKVAKRNSVVKGTEKDTELSNQAGTKVYDKPLEIEVKSYTPPPNVSAVIELRADKPDRTIPENSWVDYQPYPYLQNDGQYNWYLAQNPLFSQSGYPFLPTEELLHGQSFSNIPNPSISSQVLHQYPVLRSFVSNPVNSFRSDPSNFHGISSFFNNNIFPLKVTPNPKVDSENMSSTDEETLKGEPVKTQDQNTQPVAVIQQPNYSENNPVVLQPQYHFVIPQISDNSDVLPDMNGFQNSVSINSEPDLTYKPKLFKYVTKSFRLKTHPKLEWVPL